Proteins from a genomic interval of Zingiber officinale cultivar Zhangliang chromosome 1B, Zo_v1.1, whole genome shotgun sequence:
- the LOC122038690 gene encoding peroxidase 4-like, translating into MASSKFLFPSLPLLALFLLLLLNHGGASHQLSTDFYARSCPRLLDTVRSVVQSAIQKERRMGASLLRLLFHDCFVLGCDASLLLDDTPTFRGEKMAKPNNNSVRGFDVIDQIKAAVEKVCPGVVSCADILAITSRDSVVTLGGPNWEVKLGRRDSRKASFAKANTEIPPPFSSLANLTAFFARKGLSQGDMIALSGAHTIGLAQCFTFRDRIYNDTDIDGSFAKMRQANCPRPVGFGDSNLAPLDLQTPTVFDNDYYNNLVAFKGLLHSDQELFKTTGGSNSVPLVKYYAGNTAAFFNDFVVGMIKMSDIRPLTGKKGEIRKNCRKVN; encoded by the exons ATGGCTTCCTCTAAATTCTTATTTCCTTCTCTGCCTCTTCTGgcactcttcctcctcctcctcctcaaccACGGCGGCGCATCGCACCAGCTCTCGACGGACTTCTACGCCAGGTCGTGTCCCCGATTGCTTGACACCGTGAGATCGGTAGTCCAATCCGCCATCCAAAAGGAGAGGAGGATGGGAGCTTCCCTTCTTCGCCTCCTCTTCCATGATTGTTTTGTTCTA ggTTGTGATGCATCGTTGTTGTTGGACGACACGCCGACCTTTAGAGGGGAGAAGATGGCGAAGCCAAACAACAACTCCGTCAGGGGTTTTGACGTCATCGATcagatcaaggcggcggtggagaAGGTGTGCCCCGGGGTGGTGTCGTGTGCCGATATCTTGGCAATTACTTCTAGGGACTCTGTCGTCACT TTGGGAGGGCCGAACTGGGAGGTGAAGCTGGGGAGAAGGGACTCGAGGAAGGCGAGCTTCGCAAAAGCAAACACGGAAATTCCTCCGCCTTTCTCGTCCCTTGCCAATCTCACTGCTTTCTTCGCGAGGAAGGGGCTCTCACAAGGAGACATGATCGCGCTTTCTG GTGCCCACACGATAGGCCTAGCGCAGTGCTTCACCTTCAGAGACCGCATCTACAACGACACCGACATCGACGGCTCCTTCGCGAAGATGAGGCAGGCCAATTGCCCCAGACCCGTTGGCTTCGGCGACAGCAACCTGGCACCGTTGGACCTGCAGACGCCGACAGTGTTCGACAACGACTACTACAACAACCTCGTCGCCTTCAAGGGCCTCCTCCACTCCGATCAGGAGCTCTTCAAAACCACCGGCGGCAGCAACAGCGTGCCCCTGGTCAAGTACTACGCCGGCAACACCGCTGCCTTCTTCAACGACTTCGTCGTGGGGATGATCAAGATGAGCGACATCCGGCCGCTGACCGGCAAGAAGGGCGAGATTAGGAAGAACTGCAGGAAGGTGAATTAA
- the LOC122049605 gene encoding uncharacterized protein LOC122049605: MKEEQNDASNVPTRKMKFTPKIPPRRAPKAVAVKVEKTENKEDTVDKELLSKLNRAKASDGFVKRTPKIDKKDGPSEVAFGHGSSTVRSFPKGSLAGDPNSASLVPKEYAEPWDYTNSYYPTSLPLRRPYSGNPEILDGEEFGQAASMACDQAQSNPALELDLMRKKEDTQMLLFQLPVNLPLVQQSSAGTKVEDAASKGDRASKNGAKLELPTGRMGKIMVYKSGKVKMQLGDVLYDISPGQKLTFSQEVVAINTKEKHCCALGELDKRAVVTPDVDSLFHSLDDLDLH; the protein is encoded by the exons ATGAAGGAAGAGCAGAATGATGCTTCTAATGTTCCTACCAGAAag ATGAAATTTACTCCCAAAATCCCGCCTCGGAGGGCACCAAAAGCGGTTGCGGTTAAAGT GGAAAAAACCGAAAATAAGGAAGATACTGTTGACAAGGAACTGCTTTCAAAGCTAAACCGCGCAAAG GCAAGCGATGGATTTGTAAAGAGAACCCCTAAGATTGATAAAAAGG ATGGCCCATCTGAAGTAGCATTTGGCCACGGAAGTTCCACGGTAAGGTCATTCCCCAAGGGCAGCCTTGCAGGAGACCCAAATTCAG CATCACTTGTGCCGAAAGAATATGCCGAGCCCTGG GATTATACTAATTCCTATTATCCTACTTCACTTCCGCTAAGAAGGCCCTACTCCGGCAACCCAG AAATTCTCGATGGAGAGGAGTTTGGTCAGGCAGCTAGCATGGCTTGTGATCAGGCTCAAAGTAATCCAGCTCTAGAGCTTGATTTGATG CGAAAGAAGGAAGATACACAGATGCTCCTTTTCCAGTTACCTGTAAATCTTCCGCTAGTACAGCAGTCTTCTGCAGGCACCAAAGTCGAAGATGCTGCTTCCAAGGGAGACCGTGCTTCCAAGAATGGCGCCAAATTAGAACTACCAACAGGGCGTATGGGGAAAATTATGGTCTACAAGAGTGGAAAAGTGAAGATGCAGCTAGGAGATGTGCTTTATGAT ATTTCTCCTGGTCAAAAACTTACATTTTCTCAAGAAGTGGTGGCAATTAATACCAAAGAGAAGCATTGCTGCGCGCTCGGCGAGCTTGATAAGCGGGCTGTTGTGACTCCGGATGTGGATTCTCTCTTTCACTCCTTGGATGATCTTGACCTACATTAG
- the LOC122038764 gene encoding abscisic acid receptor PYL4-like: protein MPHTSTKPSPSLHRTAGAGKPFSFSANGSGHALPDFASRYHDHSVGAHQCSSTLVQRVAAPVACVWSVVRRFDRPQVYKHFVKSCRVIDGDGAVGTLREVRLVSGLPAATSRERLEILDDERHVLSFRVVGGEHRLANYRSVTTLHPAEGDGQNPGTVVVESYVVDVPQGNTTDDTRAFVDTIVRCNLQSLARTAENSLKLCRKN from the coding sequence ATGCCCCACACCTCCACCAAGCCCTCCCCCTCACTCCATCGCACCGCCGGCGCCGGCAAACCCTTCTCCTTCTCCGCAAACGGCTCCGGCCACGCCCTCCCGGACTTCGCCTCCCGGTACCACGACCACTCCGTGGGGGCTCACCAGTGCAGCTCCACGCTGGTCCAGCGCGTCGCCGCGCCGGTGGCCTGCGTCTGGTCGGTCGTCCGCCGCTTCGACCGCCCGCAGGTCTACAAGCACTTCGTGAAGAGCTGCCGCGTGATCGACGGCGACGGCGCCGTGGGCACGCTGCGGGAGGTGCGCCTCGTCTCCGGGCTCCCCGCCGCCACCAGCCGCGAGCGGCTGGAAATCCTCGACGACGAGCGGCACGTGCTCAGCTTCCGGGTAGTCGGCGGCGAGCACCGCCTCGCCAACTACCGCTCCGTGACCACGCTCCACCCGGCCGAAGGCGACGGCCAGAACCCGGGCACGGTGGTGGTGGAGTCCTACGTCGTGGACGTGCCGCAGGGGAACACCACCGACGACACGCGCGCCTTCGTCGACACCATCGTCCGCTGTAACCTCCAGTCGCTGGCCCGCACCGCCGAGAACAGCCTCAAATTATGCCGGAAGAATTGA